Proteins co-encoded in one Pirellulales bacterium genomic window:
- a CDS encoding transposase, producing the protein MALGKRKREQQAVWVATTELPKSPGHPFYKKLNKLLAEAGFDEWLEALCAPYYSSDRGRDSIPPGVYFRMILVGYFEGISSQRGIAWRCSDSRSLAEFLGVPAQQETPDHSSLSRIHDRLPLSVHEAVFVFVLKLAAEQKLLSGKTVAVDSTMLEADAAMK; encoded by the coding sequence ATGGCACTCGGCAAACGCAAGCGCGAACAGCAGGCCGTATGGGTTGCGACGACGGAGTTGCCCAAATCCCCTGGCCATCCGTTCTACAAGAAGCTCAACAAGTTGCTGGCTGAGGCCGGCTTCGACGAGTGGTTGGAAGCGCTGTGCGCGCCTTACTACTCTTCCGACCGCGGCCGCGACTCAATCCCGCCTGGTGTGTACTTTCGCATGATCCTGGTGGGCTACTTCGAGGGCATCAGTTCCCAACGCGGCATTGCCTGGCGATGCAGCGACAGCCGCTCGCTGGCGGAATTTCTGGGCGTGCCGGCCCAGCAGGAGACGCCCGACCATTCCAGCTTGTCGCGGATTCATGATCGGCTGCCGCTCTCCGTCCATGAAGCGGTGTTCGTGTTTGTGTTGAAGCTGGCCGCCGAGCAGAAGCTGCTCTCGGGCAAGACCGTAGCCGTCGATTCGACGATGCTGGAAGCCGATGCGGCCATGAAGA